GTTATAGAACTTTTAGAAGACGAAGAACTGCGGAAGCAAACTGGTCAAGAGGGTCGGAATAAAATTGAAAAAAATTATGACTTTGATAATGTTGTCAGGCAGTATGAAAAATTGTATTCATCATTTTAATCAGTAGCAACTATGTAAAGACCTGCTTATGGCAATCAATATACTGCATCTAATTGATAGTGCCGGATATTATGGCGCTGAGAATGTAATAATAAACTTGTGCAAACAGATGAAGAATACTGATTTTGTACCAGTTCTGGGATGCATAATGTCCAAAAAAGACGACCTTCCAGAGGTAGGTGTTGTGGCGAAGGAACACGGTATTCAAGTCGTTCCGGTTTTTCAGACAGTAAAATTTGATTGGTGGAGTTTGCGACGCCTCATAAATAAATACAATATAGACATCATACACTGCCATGGATATAAACCATCAGTATTAGGTTTTCTCGCAGAGGGTAGAAATGGTAAACGAATAATTATAACATGTCATCTCTGGACTAATGAAACTTTCCGATTGAAGTTGTATGCCTTCCTTGAATCGTTCGTTATGAGAAGGGTAAGTGTGCTTATAACAGTTTCTGAAACAATCAAAACGGTATTATTAAAGACGGGAATGAGAAGAGACGATATCGTAGTTATCCATAATGGTATTGATCTGGAGAAATGGCATGAATTGCACAATTTTAACAAACTGTTGTATAGGGAAACGATCGGACTGAAAAAAGATAGTATTATAATAAGTTTATTTGGAAGGCTGAATTTGCAGAAAGGGCACAAGTTTCTCCTGGAGGCAATAGCGGGATTGAGTATAAATAATATTGAGGTGATGTGTATAGGAGACGGTCCGCTCAGACAAGAACTGGAGGTATTGAGCAGGAAGTTGAACATTAACAATAGTGTGCACTTTCTCGGATTCAGAAATGATATAGAAGAACTGTTAGAGATAACGGATATATGTGTATTGCCCTCTTTAGACGAAGGGCTTCCAATGATACTGTTAGAAGCAATGGCAATGAAAAAGAGTGTGGTTGCTACATCCGTAGGCGCTGTTCCTTCGGT
This DNA window, taken from Candidatus Scalindua japonica, encodes the following:
- a CDS encoding glycosyltransferase — translated: MAINILHLIDSAGYYGAENVIINLCKQMKNTDFVPVLGCIMSKKDDLPEVGVVAKEHGIQVVPVFQTVKFDWWSLRRLINKYNIDIIHCHGYKPSVLGFLAEGRNGKRIIITCHLWTNETFRLKLYAFLESFVMRRVSVLITVSETIKTVLLKTGMRRDDIVVIHNGIDLEKWHELHNFNKLLYRETIGLKKDSIIISLFGRLNLQKGHKFLLEAIAGLSINNIEVMCIGDGPLRQELEVLSRKLNINNSVHFLGFRNDIEELLEITDICVLPSLDEGLPMILLEAMAMKKSVVATSVGAVPSVIINKKNGLLVPPGDVSLLKEAIQTVIKDPGLCSLIGNNARETVVNRYSSERMTEQYLEQYKKIAKI